The Aptenodytes patagonicus chromosome 10, bAptPat1.pri.cur, whole genome shotgun sequence genome includes a region encoding these proteins:
- the TTLL13 gene encoding tubulin polyglutamylase TTLL13 isoform X2, with product MEMKRFQKINHFPGMIEICRKDLLARNLNRMLRLFPKEYNIFPRTWCLPADYGDFQAYRRTRKNRTFICKPDSSCQGRGIFITRNPEEIKHGERMICQQYISKPFLIDGFKFDMRIYVLVTSCDPLRIFVHKEGLARFATMRYIDPSSRNLDDICMHLTNYAINKRNENFVQDDTMGSKRKLSTLNAWMTDNSYNTTKLWEDIEDIIIKTLISAHPVVKHNYQSCFPNHTTGCACFEILGFDILLDRRLKPWLLEVNHSPSFTTDSRLDCEVKDALLCDTINLINVHACNKRKVLEEDKQRAKERLLQAHQPLRASRREELESNQAAWLSEAEKYENSHLGGYRRIYPACGTDKYEPFFNQSGSLFQETVSSKAREECARQQLEEIRLKKEQLEAVTRKKKTERKEDLHGESAGDKSQIHNKTTAPTTRLTYRSSRMWDRKVQRMQYDSMQPQDIVEDEEKKRRNALLQRENLIRGLGIIDQLSQLLPATDRPADTQRSCTVISKSQPQFLWEALGGQEAHRLMTLIPLSLLGGPVRPSGRRFIHNPRANAKLPASLGLDPATAGTLSVRGLSIPYCEQHKVRQGPGAQGRGWLHGQAAGTAAVTQPCTEPKGLQVRGQRLPGTRNKAEGCEAGRLSFRAGSCHPGSPASTGKATGDGTFSPAAVRELPIASAVHVQHTRATHHASASHARSVKSTGRGGGGRRRDCSGCGGSWAGGAAPPSAP from the exons CTATGGAGATTTCCAGGCCTACAGACGCACGAGAAAAAACAGAACATTCATCTGCAAGCCAGACAGCAGCTGCCAAGGGAGAGGTATCTTCATAACACGTAATCCAGAGGAGATCAAACATGGAGAGCGTATGATCTGTCAGCAGTATATCTCTAAG CCTTTCCTTATTGATGGCTTTAAATTTGACATGCGTATCTATGTGCTGGTCACATCTTGTGACCCACTGAGGATTTTTGTCCACAAGGAGGGTCTGGCCCGGTTTGCCACCATGAGGTACATCGAtcccagcagcagaaacctg GATGATATCTGCATGCATTTGACTAATTATGCCATCAACAAACGTAATGAAAACTTCGTCCAGGATGACACGATGGGCAGTAAAAG GAAACTGTCCACCCTGAATGCCTGGATGACAGATAACAGCTACAACACAACAAAACTCTGGGAAGATATCGAAGATATTATTATAAAGACTCTTATTTCAGCTCACCCTGTTGTGAAGCACAATTACCAAAGTTGCTTTCCGAACCACACTACTGGCTGTGCCTGCTTTGAGATACTGGGGTTTGATATTTTGCTAGACAGAAGGTTGAAGCCGTGGCTGCTAGAG GTGAACCACTCCCCCAGCTTCACCACGGACTCTCGCCTAGACTGTGAGGTGAAGGATGCTCTTCTCTGTGATACCATCAACCTGATAAACGTGCATGCCTGTAACAAAAGGAAGGTGCTGGAGGAAGACAAACAGCGGGCAAAGGAACGGCTCCTCCAGGCCCATCAGCCTCTCCGTGCATCCAG ACGCGAGGAGTTAGAGAGCAACCAGGCTGCCTGGCTGTCTGAAGCAGAGAAGTACGAGAACTCGCACCTGGGTGGTTACCGGCGCATTTATCCGGCATGTGGAACAGACAAGTATGAGCCATTTTTCAATCAGAGTGGCTCCCTCTTCCAGGAAACGGTGTCATCCAAAGCACGAGAGGAGTGTGCCAG GCAGCAACTGGAAGAAATTCGCCTGAAAAAAGAACAGTTGGAAGCTGTTACCAGGAAGAAGAAAACGGAGAGGAAAGAAGACCTGCATGGAGAGTCAGCTGGGGACAAATCCCAGATCCATAATAAAACCACAGCTCCTACAACCCGCCTCACCTATAGAAGCAGCAGGATGTGGGATAGAAAG GTACAGCGCATGCAGTACGACTCTATGCAACCCCAGGATATTGTGGAagatgaggagaagaaaagaagaaatgctcTTCTGCAGCGTGAGAACCTTATCCGAGGCCTGGGCATCATAGatcagctctcccagctgctccccGCAACCGATAGACCAGCCGACACCCAGAGATCCTGCACCGTTATCTCCAAGAGCCAG ccGCAGTTTCTCTGGGAGGCGCTTGGGGGCCAGGAGGCCCACCGCTTAATGACACTCATCCCCCTTTCGCTCCTGGGAGGTCCAGTCCGGCCTTCAGGACGGCGGTTCATACACAACCCCAGAGCCAACGCTAAGCTGCCGGCCAGCCTGGGCTTGGATCCTGCCACCGCAGGCACCCTCTCGGTTCGAGGCCTGAGCATCCCTTACTGTGAGCAGCACAAGGTGCGGCAGGGCCCCGGGGCGCAGGGCAGGGGCTGGTTGCATGGCCAGGCAGCGGGGACGGCAGCTGTTACCCAGCCCTGCACCGAACCCAAGGGGCTGCAGGTGAGAGGCCAGCGGCTCCCTGGCACCAGAAACAAGGCTGAAGGCT GTGAAGCTGGCAGGCTGTCCTTCCGTGCAGGCAGCTGTCACCCGGGGTCCCCAGCCAGCACGGGGAAGGCCACAGGCGATGGCACCTTCAGCCCTGCTGCAGTCCGGGAACTCCCCATCGCCTCCGCCGTCCACGTGCAGCACACACGTGCCACGCACCATGCCAGTGCCTCGCACGCTCGCAGCGTGAAAAGCACAG ggcgcggcggcggcgggcggcggcgcgacTGCAGCGGCTGCGGCGGGAGCTGGGCGGGGGGCGCGGCGCCCCCGAGCGCACCCTGA
- the HDDC3 gene encoding guanosine-3',5'-bis(diphosphate) 3'-pyrophosphohydrolase MESH1, which produces MGSEAALLLEAADFAAGKHKEQRRKDPEGTPFINHPIGVARILAHEAGVTDIVVLQAALLHDTVEDTDTTFSEIEERFGEEVRRVVEEVTDDKTLPKMERKRLQVERAPGSSPRAKLVKLADKLHNLRDLNRCTPEGWSSQRVQEYFRWAARVVAGLRGTSPPLEAALQRLFEERGLAL; this is translated from the exons ATGGGCTCCGAGGCGGCGCTGCTGCTGGAGGCGGCGGACTTCGCGGCCGGGAAGCACAAGGAGCAGCGGCGGAAGGACCCCGAGGGCACCCCCTTCATCAACCACCCCATCG GGGTAGCCAGGATCTTGGCCCACGAGGCTGGCGTGACGGACATCGTCGTGCTGCAG gccgCCCTCCTGCACGACACGGTGGAGGACACGGACACCACCTTCTCGGAGATCGAGGAGCGGTTCGGGGAGGAGGTCAGGCGCGTGGTGGAGGAGGTGACGGATGACAAGACGCTGCCCAAGATGGAGCGCAAGCGCCTGCAGGTCGAGCGCGCGCCCGGCAGCAGCCCCCGGGCCAAGCTGGTCAAGCTGGCCGACAAGCTGCACAACCTGCGAGACCTGAACCGCTGCACCCCGGAAG GGTGGTCGTCGCAGCGCGTGCAGGAGTACTTCCGGTGGGCGGCGCGGGTGGTGGCCGGCCTGCGCGGGACGAGCCCGCCGCTGGAGGCCGCGCTGCAGCGGCTCTTCGAGGAGCGCGGCCTGGCCCTGTGa
- the VPS33B gene encoding vacuolar protein sorting-associated protein 33B isoform X1, with protein MAFAGRRDVPEPPDFGILKRLARDQLIYLLEQLPGKKDLFIEADLMSPLDRIANISILKQHEVDKLYKVESRPALSTSDQFCFLVRPRIKTMRYIADIVNADKMSGRSRKYKIIFSPQKFYACEMVLEEEGVFGDVTCDEWSFYLLPLDEDIISMELPEFFRDYFLEGDHRWINSVARALQLLNSLYGPFGKAYGIGRCAKMSYELWRDLEEESEGDGQGRKPEIGNIFLMDRDMDYVTALCSQVVYEGLVDDTFRIKCGSVDFGPDVTSSDKSIKVLLNAQDKVFSQIRNEHFSSVFGFLSQKSRNLQAQYDRRRSMDIKQMKNFVSQELKGLKQEHRLLSLHIGACESIMKKKTKQDFQEMIKAEHSLLEGFDIRESTSFIEEHIDRQVSPIESLRLMCLLSITENGLIPKDYRSLKTQYLQSYGPEHLLTFHNLKRIGLLTEQSAGETLTAVESKVSKLVTDRAAGKITDAFNSLARKSNFRAISKKLGLIPRVDGEYDLKMPRDMAYVFSGAYVPLSCKIIEQVLERRGWLGLEEVVRLLNGNEFSVSGSASAGLGAGGPGAGGSDSTLPLLDSTVEDNPAWESQRIVLAVFLGGCTFSEIAALRFLGKERGCKFIFLTTAITNSARMMEAMIEAKA; from the exons aTGGCCTTCGCCGGCCGCCGCGACGTGCCCGAGCCGCCCGACTTCGGTATCCTGAAGCGGCTGGCGCGGGACCAGCTCATCtacctgctggagcag CTGCCCGGGAAGAAGGACCTGTTCATCGAGGCCGACCTGATGAGCCCCCTGGACCGCATCGCCAACATCTCCATCCTGAAG cagcacgAGGTGGACAAGCTGTACAAGGTGGAGAGCCGGCCGGCCCTCAGCACCAGCGACCA GTTCTGCTTCCTCGTTCGGCCACGGATCAAGACGATGAGGTACATCGCTG ATATTGTCAATGCTGACAAGATGTCGGGGAGGAGCAGGAAGTACAAGATTATCTTCAGCCCCCAAAAG TTTTATGCTTGCGAGATGGTGCTGGAGGAAGAGGGAGTCTTTGGTG ACGTCACCTGCGATGAATGGTCCTTCTACCTGCTCCCCCTGGACGAAGACATCATCAGCATGGAGCTGCCCGAATTCTTTCGCGACTACTTCTTG GAGGGAGATCACCGCTGGATCAATTCCGTCGCTCGAGCCCTGCAGTTACTGAACTCCCTGTACGGGCCTTTCGGCAAGGCCTACGGGATTGGCAGGTGTGCCAAG ATGAGCTACGAGCTGTGGCGGGACCTGGAGGAGGAGAGCGAGGGCGACGGCCAGGGCAGGAAGCCTGAGATTGGCAACATCTTCCTCATGGACAGAG ACATGGACTACGTGACGGCGCTGTGCTCCCAGGTGGTGTACGAGGGGCTGGTGGACGACACGTTCCGCATCAAGTGCG GGAGCGTGGATTTTGGGCCAGACGTCACCTCTTCTGACAAGAGTATTAAGGTGCTGCTCAATGCCCAGGACAAA GTCTTCAGCCAGATTCGGAATGAGCACTTCTCCAGCGTGTTTGGCTTCCTGAGCCAGAAGTCGCGTAACCTGCAGGCACAGTATGAC CGGCGGCGCAGCATGGACATCAAGCAGATGAAGAACTTTGTCTCCCAGGAACTGAAGGGACTAAAGCAAGAGCATCGCCTGCTGAGCCTGC ATATTGGTGCCTGTGAGTCcatcatgaaaaagaaaaccaagcaggACTTCCAGGAGATGATCAAGGCTGAACATT CTCTACTGGAGGGCTTCGACATCCGTGAGAGCACCAGCTTCATAGAGGAGCACATTGACCGGCAG GTGTCCCCCATCGAGAGCCTGCGCCTGATGTGCCTCCTGTCCATCACGGAGAACG GTCTCATCCCCAAAGACTACCGCTCCCTGAAAACCCAGTACCTGCAG agctaCGGGCCTGAGCACTTGCTGACCTTCCACAACCTCAAACGCATCGGGCTGCTGACCGAGCAGTCGGCTGGAGAGACCCTGACTGCTGTGGAGAGCAAAGTCAGCAAGCTGGTGACGGACCGCGCTGCAG GAAAGATCACAGATGCATTTAATTCTTTGGCCAGGAAGAGCAATTTTCGAGCCATAAGCAAGAAGCTGGGGTTG ATCCCCCGGGTGGACGGAGAGTATGACCTGAAAATGCCTCGGGACATGGCTTACGTTTTCAGTGGAGCCTACGTCCCCCTGAGCTGCAAGATCATTGAGCAG GTGCTGGAGCGCCGGGGCTGGCTGGGCCTGGAGGAGGTCGTGCGGCTGCTCAACGGCAACGAGTTTTCCGTCTCAGGTAGCGCCAGTGCCGGGCTGGGGGCGGGcgggcctggggctggtgggtcTGACAGCACTCTGCCCCTTCTAGACAGCACCGTGGAGGACAATCCTGCCTGGGAGTCCCAGCGCATCGTCCTCGCCGTCTTCCTGGGGGGCTGCACCTTCTCCGAAATTGCTGCTCTTCGGTtcctggggaaggagagag GGTGCAAGTTCATCTTCCTGACCACGGCCATCACCAACAGCGCCCGGATGATGGAGGCCATGATCGAGGCCAAGGCGTGA
- the VPS33B gene encoding vacuolar protein sorting-associated protein 33B isoform X2: MAFAGRRDVPEPPDFGILKRLARDQLIYLLEQLPGKKDLFIEADLMSPLDRIANISILKQHEVDKLYKVESRPALSTSDQFCFLVRPRIKTMRYIADIVNADKMSGRSRKYKIIFSPQKFYACEMVLEEEGVFGDVTCDEWSFYLLPLDEDIISMELPEFFRDYFLEGDHRWINSVARALQLLNSLYGPFGKAYGIGRCAKMSYELWRDLEEESEGDGQGRKPEIGNIFLMDRDMDYVTALCSQVVYEGLVDDTFRIKCGSVDFGPDVTSSDKSIKVLLNAQDKVFSQIRNEHFSSVFGFLSQKSRNLQAQYDRRRSMDIKQMKNFVSQELKGLKQEHRLLSLPLLEGFDIRESTSFIEEHIDRQVSPIESLRLMCLLSITENGLIPKDYRSLKTQYLQSYGPEHLLTFHNLKRIGLLTEQSAGETLTAVESKVSKLVTDRAAGKITDAFNSLARKSNFRAISKKLGLIPRVDGEYDLKMPRDMAYVFSGAYVPLSCKIIEQVLERRGWLGLEEVVRLLNGNEFSVSDSTVEDNPAWESQRIVLAVFLGGCTFSEIAALRFLGKERGCKFIFLTTAITNSARMMEAMIEAKA; this comes from the exons aTGGCCTTCGCCGGCCGCCGCGACGTGCCCGAGCCGCCCGACTTCGGTATCCTGAAGCGGCTGGCGCGGGACCAGCTCATCtacctgctggagcag CTGCCCGGGAAGAAGGACCTGTTCATCGAGGCCGACCTGATGAGCCCCCTGGACCGCATCGCCAACATCTCCATCCTGAAG cagcacgAGGTGGACAAGCTGTACAAGGTGGAGAGCCGGCCGGCCCTCAGCACCAGCGACCA GTTCTGCTTCCTCGTTCGGCCACGGATCAAGACGATGAGGTACATCGCTG ATATTGTCAATGCTGACAAGATGTCGGGGAGGAGCAGGAAGTACAAGATTATCTTCAGCCCCCAAAAG TTTTATGCTTGCGAGATGGTGCTGGAGGAAGAGGGAGTCTTTGGTG ACGTCACCTGCGATGAATGGTCCTTCTACCTGCTCCCCCTGGACGAAGACATCATCAGCATGGAGCTGCCCGAATTCTTTCGCGACTACTTCTTG GAGGGAGATCACCGCTGGATCAATTCCGTCGCTCGAGCCCTGCAGTTACTGAACTCCCTGTACGGGCCTTTCGGCAAGGCCTACGGGATTGGCAGGTGTGCCAAG ATGAGCTACGAGCTGTGGCGGGACCTGGAGGAGGAGAGCGAGGGCGACGGCCAGGGCAGGAAGCCTGAGATTGGCAACATCTTCCTCATGGACAGAG ACATGGACTACGTGACGGCGCTGTGCTCCCAGGTGGTGTACGAGGGGCTGGTGGACGACACGTTCCGCATCAAGTGCG GGAGCGTGGATTTTGGGCCAGACGTCACCTCTTCTGACAAGAGTATTAAGGTGCTGCTCAATGCCCAGGACAAA GTCTTCAGCCAGATTCGGAATGAGCACTTCTCCAGCGTGTTTGGCTTCCTGAGCCAGAAGTCGCGTAACCTGCAGGCACAGTATGAC CGGCGGCGCAGCATGGACATCAAGCAGATGAAGAACTTTGTCTCCCAGGAACTGAAGGGACTAAAGCAAGAGCATCGCCTGCTGAGCCTGC CTCTACTGGAGGGCTTCGACATCCGTGAGAGCACCAGCTTCATAGAGGAGCACATTGACCGGCAG GTGTCCCCCATCGAGAGCCTGCGCCTGATGTGCCTCCTGTCCATCACGGAGAACG GTCTCATCCCCAAAGACTACCGCTCCCTGAAAACCCAGTACCTGCAG agctaCGGGCCTGAGCACTTGCTGACCTTCCACAACCTCAAACGCATCGGGCTGCTGACCGAGCAGTCGGCTGGAGAGACCCTGACTGCTGTGGAGAGCAAAGTCAGCAAGCTGGTGACGGACCGCGCTGCAG GAAAGATCACAGATGCATTTAATTCTTTGGCCAGGAAGAGCAATTTTCGAGCCATAAGCAAGAAGCTGGGGTTG ATCCCCCGGGTGGACGGAGAGTATGACCTGAAAATGCCTCGGGACATGGCTTACGTTTTCAGTGGAGCCTACGTCCCCCTGAGCTGCAAGATCATTGAGCAG GTGCTGGAGCGCCGGGGCTGGCTGGGCCTGGAGGAGGTCGTGCGGCTGCTCAACGGCAACGAGTTTTCCGTCTCAG ACAGCACCGTGGAGGACAATCCTGCCTGGGAGTCCCAGCGCATCGTCCTCGCCGTCTTCCTGGGGGGCTGCACCTTCTCCGAAATTGCTGCTCTTCGGTtcctggggaaggagagag GGTGCAAGTTCATCTTCCTGACCACGGCCATCACCAACAGCGCCCGGATGATGGAGGCCATGATCGAGGCCAAGGCGTGA
- the VPS33B gene encoding vacuolar protein sorting-associated protein 33B isoform X3 has protein sequence MAFAGRRDVPEPPDFGILKRLARDQLIYLLEQLPGKKDLFIEADLMSPLDRIANISILKQHEVDKLYKVESRPALSTSDQFCFLVRPRIKTMRYIADIVNADKMSGRSRKYKIIFSPQKFYACEMVLEEEGVFGDVTCDEWSFYLLPLDEDIISMELPEFFRDYFLEGDHRWINSVARALQLLNSLYGPFGKAYGIGRCAKMSYELWRDLEEESEGDGQGRKPEIGNIFLMDRDMDYVTALCSQVVYEGLVDDTFRIKCGSVDFGPDVTSSDKSIKVLLNAQDKVFSQIRNEHFSSVFGFLSQKSRNLQAQYDRRRSMDIKQMKNFVSQELKGLKQEHRLLSLHIGACESIMKKKTKQDFQEMIKAEHSLLEGFDIRESTSFIEEHIDRQVSPIESLRLMCLLSITENGLIPKDYRSLKTQYLQSYGPEHLLTFHNLKRIGLLTEQSAGETLTAVESKVSKLVTDRAAGKITDAFNSLARKSNFRAISKKLGLIPRVDGEYDLKMPRDMAYVFSGAYVPLSCKIIEQVLERRGWLGLEEVVRLLNGNEFSVSDSTVEDNPAWESQRIVLAVFLGGCTFSEIAALRFLGKERGCKFIFLTTAITNSARMMEAMIEAKA, from the exons aTGGCCTTCGCCGGCCGCCGCGACGTGCCCGAGCCGCCCGACTTCGGTATCCTGAAGCGGCTGGCGCGGGACCAGCTCATCtacctgctggagcag CTGCCCGGGAAGAAGGACCTGTTCATCGAGGCCGACCTGATGAGCCCCCTGGACCGCATCGCCAACATCTCCATCCTGAAG cagcacgAGGTGGACAAGCTGTACAAGGTGGAGAGCCGGCCGGCCCTCAGCACCAGCGACCA GTTCTGCTTCCTCGTTCGGCCACGGATCAAGACGATGAGGTACATCGCTG ATATTGTCAATGCTGACAAGATGTCGGGGAGGAGCAGGAAGTACAAGATTATCTTCAGCCCCCAAAAG TTTTATGCTTGCGAGATGGTGCTGGAGGAAGAGGGAGTCTTTGGTG ACGTCACCTGCGATGAATGGTCCTTCTACCTGCTCCCCCTGGACGAAGACATCATCAGCATGGAGCTGCCCGAATTCTTTCGCGACTACTTCTTG GAGGGAGATCACCGCTGGATCAATTCCGTCGCTCGAGCCCTGCAGTTACTGAACTCCCTGTACGGGCCTTTCGGCAAGGCCTACGGGATTGGCAGGTGTGCCAAG ATGAGCTACGAGCTGTGGCGGGACCTGGAGGAGGAGAGCGAGGGCGACGGCCAGGGCAGGAAGCCTGAGATTGGCAACATCTTCCTCATGGACAGAG ACATGGACTACGTGACGGCGCTGTGCTCCCAGGTGGTGTACGAGGGGCTGGTGGACGACACGTTCCGCATCAAGTGCG GGAGCGTGGATTTTGGGCCAGACGTCACCTCTTCTGACAAGAGTATTAAGGTGCTGCTCAATGCCCAGGACAAA GTCTTCAGCCAGATTCGGAATGAGCACTTCTCCAGCGTGTTTGGCTTCCTGAGCCAGAAGTCGCGTAACCTGCAGGCACAGTATGAC CGGCGGCGCAGCATGGACATCAAGCAGATGAAGAACTTTGTCTCCCAGGAACTGAAGGGACTAAAGCAAGAGCATCGCCTGCTGAGCCTGC ATATTGGTGCCTGTGAGTCcatcatgaaaaagaaaaccaagcaggACTTCCAGGAGATGATCAAGGCTGAACATT CTCTACTGGAGGGCTTCGACATCCGTGAGAGCACCAGCTTCATAGAGGAGCACATTGACCGGCAG GTGTCCCCCATCGAGAGCCTGCGCCTGATGTGCCTCCTGTCCATCACGGAGAACG GTCTCATCCCCAAAGACTACCGCTCCCTGAAAACCCAGTACCTGCAG agctaCGGGCCTGAGCACTTGCTGACCTTCCACAACCTCAAACGCATCGGGCTGCTGACCGAGCAGTCGGCTGGAGAGACCCTGACTGCTGTGGAGAGCAAAGTCAGCAAGCTGGTGACGGACCGCGCTGCAG GAAAGATCACAGATGCATTTAATTCTTTGGCCAGGAAGAGCAATTTTCGAGCCATAAGCAAGAAGCTGGGGTTG ATCCCCCGGGTGGACGGAGAGTATGACCTGAAAATGCCTCGGGACATGGCTTACGTTTTCAGTGGAGCCTACGTCCCCCTGAGCTGCAAGATCATTGAGCAG GTGCTGGAGCGCCGGGGCTGGCTGGGCCTGGAGGAGGTCGTGCGGCTGCTCAACGGCAACGAGTTTTCCGTCTCAG ACAGCACCGTGGAGGACAATCCTGCCTGGGAGTCCCAGCGCATCGTCCTCGCCGTCTTCCTGGGGGGCTGCACCTTCTCCGAAATTGCTGCTCTTCGGTtcctggggaaggagagag GGTGCAAGTTCATCTTCCTGACCACGGCCATCACCAACAGCGCCCGGATGATGGAGGCCATGATCGAGGCCAAGGCGTGA